In one window of Anser cygnoides isolate HZ-2024a breed goose chromosome 3, Taihu_goose_T2T_genome, whole genome shotgun sequence DNA:
- the IL17A gene encoding interleukin-17A isoform X2: MALCPKYTVCLQSSCLLLMLLAMLSASSSAYGKVIRPGLKPESLFKQADAGCLTQKDAKFPQTVRVNISISNMNQDNKVTLDISKRSLAPWDYRIDEDHNRFPQVIADAECRHSRCVNSAGQLDHSLNSVPINQEILVLRRELRGCHHSYRLEKKIITVGCTCVTPLIQHQA, encoded by the exons ATGGCATTGTGTCCTAAATACACCGTTTGTCTTCAGTCCAGCTGTCTGCTGTTAatgctgctggccatgctgtCAGCCAGCAGTTCTGCCTACGGGAAGGTGATACGGCCTGGGCTCAAGCCGGAGAGCCTCTTCAAGCAAGCAGATGCTGGATGCTTGACCCAAAAAGACGCTAAGTTCCCTCAAACTGTGAGAGTCAACATAAGCATCAGCAACATGAACCAGGATAACAAAGTGACTCTTGATATCAGCAAACGCTCGCTGGCTCCCTGGGATTACAG GATCGACGAGGACCACAACCGCTTCCCCCAGGTGATTGCTGATGCTGAGTGCCGCCACTCCAGGTGCGTGAACTCAGCCGGGCAGCTGGACCACAGCCTCAACTCCGTCCCCATCAATCAGGAGATCCTCGTCCTCCGCCGGGAGCTGAGGGGCTGCCACCACTCGTACCGGCTGGAGAAGAAAATTATCACCGTGGGCTGCACTTGTGTCACCCCCTTGATCCAGCACCAGGCTTAA
- the LOC106038123 gene encoding interleukin-17F-like — MAFASYAAVFRSLLLVLVLALTVRSSPHGRVAHPRPSKHSGSERLNEDCQKDPKFPTMVKVDIRISRSDSAFKMIHDVRNRSLAPWDYRLDEDPNRFPQVIADAKCRLSGCVNTLGQEDHSLNSVPIKQEILVLRREQQGCPPTYRLEKKLITVGCTCAAPVVRYQS, encoded by the exons ATGGCTTTTGCCAGCTACGCTGCAGTG ttcAGGTCACTCCTTTTGGTGCTGGTTCTAGCACTCACCGTAAGGAGCTCGCCTCACGGGAGGGTAGCTCATCCTCGACCCAGCAAGCACAGTGGCTCTGAGAGGCTTAATGAAGACTGCCAGAAGGATCCCAAATTCCCTACAATGGTGAAAGTTGACATTCGCATCAGCCGTTCAGATTCTGCCTTTAAGATGATCCATGATGTCAGGAACCGGTCTCTCGCTCCCTGGGATTACAG gctcGACGAGGACCCCAACCGCTTCCCCCAGGTGATTGCTGATGCCAAGTGCCGCCTCTCCGGCTGTGTGAACACACTGGGACAGGAGGACCACAGCCTCAACTCCGTCCCCATCAAACAGGAGATCCTCGTCCTCCgccgggagcagcagggctgcccgcCCACCTACCGCCTGGAGAAGAAGCTCATCACGGTGGGATGCACGTGTGCTGCTCCGGTTGTCCGCTACCAGTCCTAG
- the IL17A gene encoding interleukin-17A isoform X3: MSPNLRASLSSCLLLMLLAMLSASSSAYGKVIRPGLKPESLFKQADAGCLTQKDAKFPQTVRVNISISNMNQDNKVTLDISKRSLAPWDYRIDEDHNRFPQVIADAECRHSRCVNSAGQLDHSLNSVPINQEILVLRRELRGCHHSYRLEKKIITVGCTCVTPLIQHQA; this comes from the exons ATGTCTCCGAACCTTCGTGCTTCTCTG TCCAGCTGTCTGCTGTTAatgctgctggccatgctgtCAGCCAGCAGTTCTGCCTACGGGAAGGTGATACGGCCTGGGCTCAAGCCGGAGAGCCTCTTCAAGCAAGCAGATGCTGGATGCTTGACCCAAAAAGACGCTAAGTTCCCTCAAACTGTGAGAGTCAACATAAGCATCAGCAACATGAACCAGGATAACAAAGTGACTCTTGATATCAGCAAACGCTCGCTGGCTCCCTGGGATTACAG GATCGACGAGGACCACAACCGCTTCCCCCAGGTGATTGCTGATGCTGAGTGCCGCCACTCCAGGTGCGTGAACTCAGCCGGGCAGCTGGACCACAGCCTCAACTCCGTCCCCATCAATCAGGAGATCCTCGTCCTCCGCCGGGAGCTGAGGGGCTGCCACCACTCGTACCGGCTGGAGAAGAAAATTATCACCGTGGGCTGCACTTGTGTCACCCCCTTGATCCAGCACCAGGCTTAA